A window from Salvelinus fontinalis isolate EN_2023a chromosome 8, ASM2944872v1, whole genome shotgun sequence encodes these proteins:
- the LOC129860392 gene encoding fructose-bisphosphate aldolase A-like: MRGHTGRINSGPGRPGGCRRLQSDLLSLSSPSSPATLQVKMPHAFPFLTPDQKKELSDIAHKIVAQGKGILAADESTGSVAKRFQSINTENTEENRRLYRQLLFTADERAGPCIGGVIFFHETLYQKTDAGKTFPQHVKSRGWVVGIKVDKGVVPLAGTNGETTTQGLDGLYERCAQYKKDGCDFAKWRCVLKITSTTPSRLAIIENCNVLARYASICQMHGIVPIVEPEILPDGDHDLKRTQYVTEKVLAAMYKALSDHHVYLEGTLLKPNMVTAGHSCSHKYTHQDIAMATITALRRTVPPAVPGITFLSGGQSEEEASINLNVMNQCPLHRPWAITFSYGRALQASALKAWGGKPGNGKAAQEEFIKRALANSLACQGKYVSSGDSAAAGESLFVANHAY, from the exons ATGAGAGGTCACACTGGGAGGATAAATAGTGGCCCAGGCAGGCCGGGAGGTTGTCGCAGACTTCAGTcagatcttctctctctctcttctcccagctCTCCTGCAACCCTCCAAG TCAAGATGCCTCACGCATTCCCCTTCCTCACTCCTGACCAGAAGAAGGAGCTTAGTGACATTGCTCACAAGATCGTCGCCCAGGGCAAGGGAATCCTCGCCGCTGATGAGTCTACCG GCAGCGTTGCCAAGCGCTTCCAGAGCATCAACACTGAGAACACCGAGGAGAACAGGAGACTGTACCGTCAGCTGCTCTTCACCGCTGACGAGCGCGCCGGTCCTTGCATTGGTGGCGTCATCTTCTTCCATGAGACCCTGTACCAGAAAACCGATGCCGGCAAGACCTTCCCCCAGCACGTCAAGTCCAGAGGCTGGGTTGTAGGCATCAAGGTTGACAAAGGTGTCGTCCCTCTCGCCGGAACCAACGGAGAGACCACCACCCAGG GTTTGGATGGCCTGTATGAGCGTTGCGCCCAGTATAAGAAGGACGGTTGCGACTTCGCCAAGTGGCGTTGTGTGCTGAAAATCACCTCCACCACCCCCTCTCGCCTTGCGATCATTGAGAATTGCAATGTCCTGGCCCGTTATGCCAGCATCTGCCAGATG CACGGCATTGTCCCCATTGTTGAGCCTGAGATCCTCCCCGACGGTGACCATGACCTGAAGCGCACCCAGTATGTGACTGAGAAGGTCCTGGCCGCAATGTACAAGGCTCTGTCCGACCACCACGTCTACCTGGAGGGTACCCTCCTGAAGCCCAACATGGTCACTGCTGGACATTCTTGCTCACACAAGTACACCCACCAGGACATCGCCATGGCCACCATTACCGCCCTGCGCCGTACCGTGCCCCCAGCAGTCCCTG GCATCACCTTCCTGTCCGGTGGCCAGTCTGAGGAGGAAGCCTCCATCAACCTGAACGTCATGAACCAGTGCCCCCTGCACAGGCCATGGGCCATTACTTTCTCCTATGGCCGTGCTCTCCAGGCATCCGCCCTTAAGGCATGGGGTGGCAAACCCGGTAATGGCAAAGCTGCCCAGGAGGAGTTCATCAAGAGAGCTCTG GCCAACAGCCTGGCCTGCCAAGGCAAGTATGTTTCTTCCGGAGACAGCGCCGCTGCTGGAGAATCACTGTTCGTGGCCAACCATGCTTATTAA